The genomic stretch ACATTTGCCATGAGTGAAAACATATATGATATATACTATTTTAATATAAATGATTTTTTATCTAAGTTCCAACTTTGGGGTATCTATAAAATAGTTGATTGTAATAAAATTAAGTATATAAAACCTGCAAAAATAACAATAAAAAATCCTGGTGTAACTGGCGAAATCCATGATTGTTTGATAGATGTTGTAGGAGTTACTAATGATAGAGTTCATATTCTTATTGAAGTTTGGAGAAGGAACGCTGCATTTGATTTGTATAAAACATACGAACTTCAATCTTTTAAAATAGTAAATAATGAACTCGTATTTGAAAATTATAAAACCCTTTTTTATGATCAGCTAAATCTTAATATAGCAAAATATTATGATTTTGATAGCGGGCATTTAATGTTATCTGTAAATCATAATTCAAATATGATTAATAAGATCTATTCATGTTTTTACAATGAACAAAATGGTACGTGGTCAATGGATGCCACTCCAATACCAAACGGGTCTTCTGGTGTATTTACAAAAATTATTGGAGATAAAGTTTTCATACAACCATCAGGACAAAATAAAATTGATATTTATAATCTTGCTCCAAATTCACCTGCTTTTAGTTTGAAGGCAACATTGTCAAACCAATTTTTATCTCTTCCTGGAACAAATGCAGTAGGTGACCGTTTATCTGTATTTAAAAAATCAGATAATGTATATAATATTGTCTATAAAAATACCAATGGTGTTGAATTTTACGAACTTATGCAAGTCAATTTATCAGGAAATTCAGCCACCTCTTCTCACATTACAATGCCTGCAGACTTTAGATATGTATATGGTTCAGGGTCTAATTTCATTATGAAAGATAATGAGATTATTAAGCTAACTAAAGTGGGATGGACATCAACTGCAACAAGTGAATATGGAAATCACTTCTATCAGAATTTTATAAAAGATGCTAGTGGAAATTGGATAAAAGATAAAAGTTTTCCACTTAAATGGAAAGATGTCGGAGCATTTGATAACAGATATATAATCAGTGCAGATGATTATTATACTAATAGTACTGGTCCAAAGCGTAGAATGTTTAGTATAAGAGAAGTTGATTACATAGCACATCCATACATTAGATATGATGATCAGACATTTTATACAGCTGCTTATCACCGTCCCAAAAAATTGGATAATTATTACTTTAGTGCAGGTATTGTTGTCAATGGAAGAGAAGAATTTAAAAATATAGCAGGTACAAGCTTAAACAAGTTCTTATACAGATCTCCTAACTTGGGATATGATTTTAATGCCACTACATACGATACCAAAACAGTAATTTTAGATGATAAAACGCAGAAACTGACAGGATATAAAAGCGTGGCTATATCAGGAAAATATTCTGTTGTCATGAAACCTGGCTTCAGTGTTTCTGCCACAACCGGGGTAGAATTTACGGCGAAAGCACAAGCTCCTTTGCCAGCAGATATTCCTGCATGTTCTCTTACCTTTGATGATATGCTTAATCCTAAGCTAACGGAGACTCCTAATGAAACACTTTATCTTAAGCAGACCAGCATTAAATTAGGAAATGAGCCATATTACGGAGAAATTGTTCTCAATGGTACCCTTTCAAATCAGGAAGTCGTTATTGATAAGGCAGTGAAGCTATATCCAAACCCTACTAAAGACATTTTGAACATTGATTTTAATGGGAAAAAGTTCAAAACATTGGATGTGTATTCATTGGATGGTAAGAAGATTATCACAAAAGATCTATCATCCCTGAGTACAGTTCAGGTTAACTTATCTCAATATCCTGCTGGCATATATATGGTAACCCTCATAGATTCAGACGGGAAGAATTATCCAAATAAGATTATTAAAAAATAATTACTTGACCTAAATCGCTGCATTTGCAGCGATTTTTTTATTTACAATCAAAATTTAATGAAGATGCCTATTAAGGCTTTGAACCTTTTAGAATTTTGAATACATTTGTAGAAAATAAAAATTAAAAAATGAACACACCATCAGAATTAAAGTACACTAAAGATCACGAGTGGATCAAGATTGAGGGTAATGTAGCTACAATTGGTATTACAGACTTTGCTCAGGGAGAACTTGGGGACATCGTGTATGTAGACGTAGATACAGTAGATGATGATCTTAATGGCGGAGACGTTTTCGGAAGTGTAGAAGCAGTAAAAACTGTTTCAGACTTATTCTTACCTATTGCAGGAAAAGTTATTGAATTTAATTCAGACTTAGAAGATCAGCCAGAACTGTTAAATACAGATCCTTATGGAGACGGATGGATCATCAAATTAGAAATTGCTGATGGGGCAGATCAGTCAGAGTTACTTTCTGCAGATGATTACAAAGCTATCATTGGATAAAATTTCAAAAATATTTAGTAAGATATTGCCCATTTATTGGGCATTTCTTACTTATATGCTTCTCAAACCCGGAGAGGAAAACCACGAGTACTGGTTCATGTTCAACGGCATAGATAAAGTTTTGCATGTAAGCATATTTGCAGCTTTAGGATTTTCTTTCATCGCCGCATTTCCAAGAATAAAATTTTATTACTTCTTTCAGATCATCCTTATATATGCTTTTCTTACAGAGATTCTTCAGGAAGAAATGGGATTAGGTAGATCGATGGAAACACTGGATATCGTAGCAGACACTGTAGGTTGCCTTATCGGCTACTATACCTATAAGCTATTCATCAAGCGCTTTCTCTAATTCTATTTTAGAAATCTTCTTATCATATAAAGTAAAGATTATAGATTACTCTTTTTCCTTTACATCTCCTCCTTTTTTTCTAAACCTTTTAGACTATCTAACTTTTCTTTTCAGGAGCTAAATCCCGCTCTCCACTCATACTCCTCGCTCCATTGCTGGCCAACGCTCAAATCCTCCGTCTGGCCAACCTGTGCTGTGGGGTAAGCGTTCCTATCGGGGCTAGGGTAGGGGATATAATATAAATGATGAGCAATAGGTAATAGGTAATAGGTAATAGGTAATAGGTAATAGGTAGTGCCAATTATGAAGCCTAAACTTATTTCCGAAAATTTCACCACATGAAGAAAGCAATGATAAAGTAACCTGTACCAGCTATCCCCACAAAAATATCCCCAATCATCTGTGAAAATCTGTGCAATCTGTGGGAAATAAAAAAAACTCTTCCCCTAATAAGTATTATTAAACGTTTCTATACGACTCCTCTCCATAATCCTCCTACTTATATTATACAGCTTTTTTATTGCCTTCCTTTCTCAGCATTCTGTAAGGGGCTCACCAGCGCCTTATCTAAAAGATGAACACTATTTATTATTAACCAACGAATAGAAGGCATCAATAGAAGCGGGCTTTAGCCTGTTTACTTAAATAGAGTATTTTCCATTGGCTTTAGCCAAAACTTACAAAAGCCAATTTCATATATCTTATATATAAAAGTAGATATAAGAATTAACAGTACATTTATTATATATAGTATATCCCTTTCAT from Chryseobacterium indologenes encodes the following:
- a CDS encoding trypsin-like serine peptidase, with amino-acid sequence MRKLKYTLFIFLLLISFFKSQVGDNGYPFLYEKLLSERRITIREEYKDHLGNTIPLLQLKQNIKAFETEGVDNQQIIDEVAGLKDEIYMNQNIYGKAAYKEINISDDSNRIEYEGRYYYLYKVKSSDAKALQIYFKKYLLPKDSKLFLYAENGFILGEFNDKNNPDPKNKGLEFGTQPIPGNTFYIELSYPIESNNKPLLVTEKIIHSFTDFYGGEYGTAGNCHKNIACEFTINNKSRNIKSVGLMLYPIYQWGTNTHKYSATCSGNLMNNTAQNGEPYFLTAAHCIGYEAANNNINWSTELITLFNYEALSCTSSGTDAPAALSNNSVFGSTLLTQSPGNSLDYALIKLNTTPADLAKYKICYAGWDNNPNAYSVNPTNAYSVHHPKGDVKKISMVQELNPVMSNQPILQSGLFGYYGVPWPTNTLGTFLQNSWRNGIVEKGSSGSPLFNSSDRLIGSLSTGPDPNHFNCTNPDIYNNKWFTYYSRFSNNYYTMSPWLNPNGTNVQSIGPYCPSYIQVGAPVIVNPGGGGTQPTIWEDEPIDINGERVHPANTWGKKIYLREKSGSYNSLQEVDTNFYYYRSVMSANQNTFAMSENIYDIYYFNINDFLSKFQLWGIYKIVDCNKIKYIKPAKITIKNPGVTGEIHDCLIDVVGVTNDRVHILIEVWRRNAAFDLYKTYELQSFKIVNNELVFENYKTLFYDQLNLNIAKYYDFDSGHLMLSVNHNSNMINKIYSCFYNEQNGTWSMDATPIPNGSSGVFTKIIGDKVFIQPSGQNKIDIYNLAPNSPAFSLKATLSNQFLSLPGTNAVGDRLSVFKKSDNVYNIVYKNTNGVEFYELMQVNLSGNSATSSHITMPADFRYVYGSGSNFIMKDNEIIKLTKVGWTSTATSEYGNHFYQNFIKDASGNWIKDKSFPLKWKDVGAFDNRYIISADDYYTNSTGPKRRMFSIREVDYIAHPYIRYDDQTFYTAAYHRPKKLDNYYFSAGIVVNGREEFKNIAGTSLNKFLYRSPNLGYDFNATTYDTKTVILDDKTQKLTGYKSVAISGKYSVVMKPGFSVSATTGVEFTAKAQAPLPADIPACSLTFDDMLNPKLTETPNETLYLKQTSIKLGNEPYYGEIVLNGTLSNQEVVIDKAVKLYPNPTKDILNIDFNGKKFKTLDVYSLDGKKIITKDLSSLSTVQVNLSQYPAGIYMVTLIDSDGKNYPNKIIKK
- the gcvH gene encoding glycine cleavage system protein GcvH yields the protein MNTPSELKYTKDHEWIKIEGNVATIGITDFAQGELGDIVYVDVDTVDDDLNGGDVFGSVEAVKTVSDLFLPIAGKVIEFNSDLEDQPELLNTDPYGDGWIIKLEIADGADQSELLSADDYKAIIG
- a CDS encoding VanZ family protein, whose protein sequence is MITKLSLDKISKIFSKILPIYWAFLTYMLLKPGEENHEYWFMFNGIDKVLHVSIFAALGFSFIAAFPRIKFYYFFQIILIYAFLTEILQEEMGLGRSMETLDIVADTVGCLIGYYTYKLFIKRFL